A window of Phragmites australis chromosome 15, lpPhrAust1.1, whole genome shotgun sequence genomic DNA:
AGGTGCAGTCCACATCTCATTCTCAGTGAGTTGCACCAGCTTCTCTTCCATGAAAGAAAACAGTGTGATGGCTATAACCTTGCATTCTCTGGCTACTGCTCGCAGTTCATCTGTTCCACAAGTATCGACATTTATATCACGATACTGCATTTCCTTTCGGCATCTTCCTCGATTTGTGCAGCACTTGAGGTCAGTATGAactttatctcttttttttttccaactgTTCCTTTATATGTTGCAATTTTCAAAGCCTTTGGAGGAGATGCGATGGTACTTCAACCTGAAGCCTTTGGAGGAAGACAAACAATAGGGTTTTGAGCAAACAAGGAAGAGCCTTTTAGAAGCTGAAGCTACAGAGTGTGAAGAAAAACGCTATCCGGCTACAGCACATTGCCATAATCTGTATTCAGTAACTGCTTTGAACATCCTTATTTTTTTATAGGTGAGGATCCCTCTTGTAATACGATTGGACTCTCGTTTCCTTCTTATGGGTCTGCTTCCCAGTTGTACAAGTTATCTGGTGCTTGCTTAAATATACTGCTACTAAACATTGCGTTGTGGTACGTTTCAGATGCAAGCTGTTTACACAATTTGCGTTGCTGCAATCTTCTGAATATTTTAGACATGTATTTCTTGTATCTGTTCTACATTTCTGTAGCCTAAGTTGTGTTCTTGTGATTTTTCACATTTACTACGGAATCACGAGGTTTGCGACAATTAGATTGAAGCATCACAATAACAGGCGTCTAAACTACCTGCAGCCTGCACGAACCTGACATGAATTTCTAGATTTGTGATCAAACGGAGTCGTTTATGTAGAGAAACTTAGGATATTGTCACACCGTGTTAATTGGTCAGTGGCAGTGCGTCCATAAAATGCGCGCATGGCGTTATCATCAGGAGAAGTTGGATCCTGAATTTCTGAGAGAGAACTACGGAAAAAGGAAGCggcagaaaaagaaaacaaaaagattaaTTGAATATCATAGACCTCTTTTGTCAATAGAAGTAATGGCATGACATGCATAACTAGACTGAGCTTTACATAGATCTCGTTTTTCAGTAGACAAAATCTAATTTGCAGATGAGCAAGATAATCACTTAAGCCAATGAGATCACGATCTAATTTGCAGAACTTGTAACCAAATGTACTCAAAAGTGAGATCTTTTTACACTATTCAGTGCATGGTTTTCGTTATTACAAAAAAAGCAAGCAGACATGACAAAGTGGTTATTCCAACTGTGCCACCAGTACCATTGCAAAATAAACCCAGGCAATGAAACATTCACTGAAAGAAATACAGTTTCTCATCAAGGCAAGCTGTCACTCTCAAACTCCAAACATGAGGCTAAACTTGGTTGCAAGAGGAATGGATATGATGGCAGCTCCCAATGCAACACCAAATATACGATGCGAGATTGAGAACGTAGCGCTTAGCTGAGGCTTCTTCAAGGGAAGATGGGGCGACAATGGGCGATTTGCAACAGGAGCTGACAGGGGACAACTTGTGTGTAGGGGTCGGCTTCCGGATGGAGACATCTTTGGCCGCATAGCACCTAGGGGAGAGGATGTGTAACCCTTAACTTGCTTAAGATTAGAGTTTGAGCTACCCAGAGCACCTGAAAAGATGAAGGTTACAATCTTAGAATGGTTAAGTGTGTGTAATGAACTGTAAACTCATACAGAGAAGGACCAACAAATTCAGGGGGAGATTTAACTGCATTTCATCTGAGAATCAGATATGCACTAAGTTGATGGATGTTTCTCCATGAAGATGTACATCAAATTATGCACATATATTCGAATAAAAAGGAGATACAACTGAAAATGGTCAAAGCCATGAGGCATGCATGAGTTATTGCCCCCAGGTCCCCAAAAATTTATGACTAACCAAGGAAGCTTTTATCTACCAAATATAATGGTATAAAGTGACCAGCGATACATTGCCATCATTGACTTTGCTTCAGCTGTGACGTACTGCAAGTCTGGAACATATATGGTGATGTACTGGTCACAGCTAAATTAAATTCCTATCTAGCAGGCTGACTAACACTCTAATATCATTTCCAGCACCATATTAGTACACATCCTACACGACATAATATACTTGGAAACATGCCAGTTTTCCACCACTATCACCTGTATGTGGATCTGTGGTACAAGTGACTGGTATCTCTAAAATTACGCCACAAGGACAAAGAACATATAACGAATCAATGCAGGTGTTTTTACCACGAAGAGCAAACGGAGCATCACTGAAGGATGCAAATTGAGTGTTGCTGTGATACTTCTCCATTCCTGCACAGAGACCTCCATAATCACACATTAGCATCAGCACAAAATCACAGGTTGGTTAAAAAAACATGGTTATACAATTTTTGCAAAGTTAAATTCAGAAAGAGCAGATTAATTGGAGATCTCAAAATCAATTGATCCTAATGAACTTGATTGTTTAGAACACAGACCAAGTAACACATTAGTAAATTTTTAGTCAAACTCGACGCTAGGCAGAACCTGGAATATCGAAATGCAGGACAGCGGTAAGATTTACTTTATTGTTCACAAATCCATCCCATTGCAATGATGTACAATTGACAAAGCAACATGGCATAAGACTTTTTCAATATGTGCCGTATGTACCAAGTGGTGCTAAAGGGGTTGAAGGAATTGCTGATGGCACATAACATAAATCTGAGCATTATAACATCCTGAAATTTCCAGATTTAGAGCCTGTCCAAAATTTCAGATGCACATACACAtttcaaaggaaaaaatattccAAAGCAAGGGTTATCATACAGTTGTACTATTGCAGCTCACTTACATTTTCCACTATATCATCAATAATTCAATACCACTACTGAAGCCAAGGAAATTTATATGCCCATCCACTAAGCTCCAAAGGATTTATTTGGAAACATGCACCAGATAACTAGAACTAGCTGTGATTTTCGTACAAAATTTCCAGGCCCAATAAATGGATTATCATTTGTGACTAAAATAACAGCAGTGAAGCTTTACCAATTTAGAGCTGCGTATCATGATCGTAATCACGTCTACTCACAAATAGTGTCACCGCAGGAAGCCGTAAGAGATTAACTGACCAAGAACATACAATCTACTTGCAATCCCAGATACATAGATCATATCTATTCCGGGGCGTACTTGACATTCGTGCACGGAGATTCAGTTGAATCCccgattttttttggaaaacaaaTCTACTGCGCGACGCTGCAAACTAATCTGCGAGAAGGTCGACGGGTCGGAGTGAGTGTCCATCCCAGAAAGAATCGTTCGGATTCGAGGCGGCACAGCGAAGAGAAAGATTCCGCAGAACAAATCAAAATACCCGTGCAAGCAAGCAAGCCAGGGCATCTTTACCTACGAGGGAAGAAATCAACTCGAGTCCGGATGGATCTCCAGATGGGTCGCCTTGGTTTGGAAGCGTGTTTCGGTGGAGAGCGTGTAGAGGATGGTGGGGACTGGGGCCCCGGGGAGAGGTGAACCGAATACACGTGGAGCATCTTTTTCAAGCAGAGAACTTTGTCACCACTCACCATATTATTGTTTCGTATTTAATCGGTGGGGAGGCCAGCGATTTAACTGAGACGGGAACTAATGAAATCTATTTCCActaaaaaaactctaaaattgTAGATTCGTCTCACCTAAGTTCTAAGAACTTTCATACAATTTATTTGTTGGCCGGACAACTCAATTTTCGAATTCATCTCTTATTTTCTTAGTATAAGATGATGAGATTATACTACCAGTAGTTAGAAATATTGTAGTATCTAGGCTATTGGACGGATTCTGCTATGCTAGTTTATTAGAAAAGAGAATTAGGTGGTTGCACATCAGAAAAAGAGGATGATTATTAGTCTTTTAGGTAGCATCTCTTTAAATATATACCACACCTCAacattaaaatttaaattatagTATTAAAAATACATTTCAATACACACGCTAAGATCTATAGAAACCTATAACCCATAAACACCACTCGCCGAAGCCGGAGTCACACTGATGCACGTCGCAGTCCGATGTGCGTGGTGGATCTTGGAAGGTCGTAAAACCCCGAGCGGAAAAACCAAAATTAAACCCAGAAATTCCGACCAAACCAAACGAACGCGAACGCGAacgcgccgcctccccctccgcttcctccctcctctcctcgtcGCCGTCCTCGCACCGCCTCCGATCCCTGCCTCGCCGTGGCCCCTGCCATTTGATGCGAGCGCAGCGGACGCCATGTCGTGCGGCCTGGGCTGGAAGCGCAGCTCCGAGATCTTCCACCTCACCCTCGACTACGGCGACCACGCCGACCGCTAGGTCCCGTCACCGCCCCCTTCCgccgcggcggctgcggcgggcgCGACACCATCCTCCTCGCCGACAGCCACCTGCAACGGGGACTTCGGGTTCCGCATCGAGCTGGACTGGTcggccggcgacgacgaggaccaGGTCGCGCTGCGGCTCCAGTCCCAGATCATGGTCGCGCTGCCCCCGCCCCACGACGCCGTCTCCGTTGATCTGAGCCCCAAGGGGGGTGAGGACGCGGAGGTCGGGGTGGAGATGCGGGTGGTCAGGAGGCGGGAGGCGCTGCAGTCGGTGCGGGTGGTGCGGGCCCCCGGGTCCGCGCTGGGGAGCGGCGACGGCGCAGGGGTGCTCGCGCGGCTCATCAGATCCAACCTCGCCCCGCGCCAGCAGTGGATGGGCCCACCGCCGCGGCCGGAGTGCCCGTGCTCGCGGATCACTGGCGCTCCGCCGCCGTGCTCAGCCTCTGCAACTGCGGATTGTTGGTGAGTTCGTCGGTCACTCGTTGGTCTCTGATCCGCGCGAAACATTCCGTTACTCGTCGATTCCATGCGTGTTTGATTGACGGAGAATTCTGGTAGTTGCTGATTGGGGTATCCATTTCGGAGGTGGCATTGTGGTGTTTTTGGTGTTCATTAAGAAGTTTTGATCGGATTTATGCAAATGACACTTAGGCACTGTGTTTGGTTGCTCTGTATTCGTCTACTGTTAGTTTTAGAGATTCTGATCTTAACCAGTGTAACATGAAATGTTCTATATGCAAATGTTGTTCATTTGGTTTGCTAGCCTTTGCGGCTTGCGTAAGATTGTGTTTGCTTTGGCTGCCACTGGGTAGTGTCTACCTGTCTAGTTGTATGAAATCATGTTTGATTATGTATAGTTTGTTTGATTCCTTGCTACGTCCGTTTGTTAAACAATCGCGGATTTTGTAGTGTGTCATTCTTTGGGCTTGCAATTTTGTGTGGTTTAGTACTTTAGTTGTGTACAATTGTAATTAGGATAGTAAAATGACATCAGGATCTTTATGGATGATTTATATCATGTTTTGATTGACTATGGAAACCAGTAAATCCTATATGTTAACTATCTGATCACCTTTTCACTTTTAATCAAGTGATTGCTACAGCTGTTGAAAATCAGCAGCACTGTGGATTAATTGATGCAGTAGATCTGCTGAACACAGTTCAGTTTATTGAAGCAGCTGATCTGCGAAGTGAAAACGTGTAGTTGGATTGTCAGTCAAATCTCTCCTCGAGTATCAGTGTTTATGCCCGCTAAGATTTGGATGTCATTTATTTCAAGAGCATGAAAAGCGTATTTTCATGGAAATGAGAGTTAAAATCAGAACAGGATACATGAATTCAATGTTGCAATACTGTTGTTCTTTCTGCTTTCTGAACATAAATTGCATGTGCTGAATAGATTCCAAAGTTTCCTGATGTCTTTTTCACCTACTTCTAGCAATGTAAACTTAGGGTGATGGATATCAAGATACTACCCAGTCTAACCATGAAGTGCTATTAAAAAATTTGGCAGGTGCTTCCAGTTGAATTAATCGCCTTCCACTTCTTGAGAAGTTATATCTTGACAACAATAAATTGTCAGTTTTGCCCCCTGAAGTTGGTGCTTTGAAGAATATGAAAGCGCTGTCAGTTGACAACAACATGCTAATTTCTGTCCCTGGTTAGTGTGTTCCCGGAATTCAATCTGTTTTGATAGCTGTGGATTTCCATGTGTTCAAGATCATACCTCATCAACTGCCCTTGCAACAATCTAAGATTTTTTTGTTCTAACAAGCAGTAGAACTGCGACAATGTGTTATGCTGGAGGAATTATCATTAGAACATAACAAGCTTGTTCGCCCATTGTTGGATTTCAGGTTATCTAttatttctagatttttttttctgtaattGCTTCTCATCAGTGTTATGCTCACAATTCATTCTCTCTTTTCCTCAGGTCAATGCCTAAGCTTCGTGTCTTGTGCTTATTTGGAAATCCTCTAGAGTTCCTTCCAGAAATTTTGCCGCTGCATAACCTTAGGCATCTCACTCTTGCAAATATTAGAATTGAAGCACTGGAAAGCCTTAAATCTGTCACTGTGCAAATAGAGGTAGATAAACTATCTTGGGTTTCTATCATTCTTTTAGCTAGTTATCTCACAACTATCAACTTTTTTTATATGTATGTTTGTGTTTTGTTTTCAGACTGAGAATAATTCCTACTTCATTGCGTCCAGGCACAAACTTAGTGCCTTTTTCTCGCTTGTTTTTCGTTTCTCTTCCTGTCATCATCCTTTCCTAGCTTCTGCTTTGGCCAAAATAATGGAAGATCGTAGCAACCAAGTTGCTATTAGCAAAGAAGAAAATGTTATCAGGCAGCTTATAAGCATGATAAGCAGTGATAATCGCCGTGTGGTACATACTAGATACTCCACACCCCCTCTGTAGCCACCTCATGTTTCAAACATGAAACAtttattattataattattattaataattttcaATTACTTTTGCAGGTTGAGCAAGCATGCCTTGCTCTTTCATCACTGGCATCTGATATTTCATCAGCAATGCAGCTAATTAAATGTGACATTATGAAGCCTATTGAAGCTGTACTGAAATCATTTGACGAGGAAGAATTAGTATCGGTATTGCAAGTTGTAGTCACCTTAACTTTTGCTTCTGATCATGTTGCTCAAAAGATGTTGACAAAAGATGCGCTGAAGTCACTGAAAGCACTTTGTGCACACAAGAACTCTGAGCCAAGATGAACTAGATTTAGACTCTGGTTGATGTGTTGTTTGGATAGCCACCAAAGAGCTCATCATTATTTGCTTCA
This region includes:
- the LOC133893459 gene encoding succinate dehydrogenase subunit 3-1, mitochondrial-like, whose amino-acid sequence is MEKYHSNTQFASFSDAPFALRGALGSSNSNLKQVKGYTSSPLGAMRPKMSPSGSRPLHTSCPLSAPVANRPLSPHLPLKKPQLSATFSISHRIFGVALGAAIISIPLATKFSLMFGV